From Methylocystis sp. ATCC 49242, one genomic window encodes:
- a CDS encoding protein-disulfide reductase DsbD domain-containing protein, with product MKRAFPTYIAVFLATTVLTPAGAAEADFASPPSKGAVSAARLLAAGPAQGGVYRAGVEIDLNPATITYWRQPGEAGSPPVFDFSRSVNVARVETSFPAPKHIDEAGTIVAGYDGKVVFPLKVTPQDPKAPVTLNLTLDYAACGKICLPAKAELSLALPRAGASPFAAEIAAAEKRVPQKVGAAEAKKRLALRKEDAQDSWRLSYKGPGKAEDVFPEVAEPLFIESKRDGADFTLTLFSTGPKPKGADATITVVTDKEAFEAPARLE from the coding sequence ATGAAGCGCGCCTTCCCCACATATATAGCGGTTTTTCTGGCGACGACCGTGCTGACGCCCGCTGGCGCCGCCGAGGCGGATTTCGCCTCGCCCCCGTCGAAGGGCGCCGTCTCCGCCGCGCGACTCCTCGCGGCCGGGCCGGCGCAGGGCGGCGTCTATCGCGCCGGCGTCGAGATCGACCTCAATCCCGCGACCATCACCTATTGGCGCCAGCCCGGCGAAGCCGGCTCGCCTCCGGTCTTCGATTTCTCCAGATCCGTCAATGTGGCGAGGGTCGAAACCTCCTTCCCGGCCCCGAAACACATCGACGAGGCCGGAACAATCGTCGCGGGCTATGACGGGAAAGTGGTTTTTCCGCTGAAAGTGACGCCGCAGGACCCCAAGGCGCCGGTCACCCTCAATCTGACGCTGGATTACGCCGCCTGCGGCAAGATCTGCCTGCCGGCGAAGGCGGAGCTGTCGCTGGCTTTGCCCCGCGCGGGCGCCTCGCCCTTCGCGGCCGAGATCGCGGCGGCCGAGAAGCGCGTCCCGCAGAAGGTCGGCGCGGCGGAAGCGAAGAAGCGGCTGGCGCTGCGCAAGGAGGACGCGCAGGATTCGTGGCGTCTGAGCTACAAGGGCCCCGGCAAGGCGGAAGACGTCTTCCCCGAGGTGGCCGAGCCGCTCTTCATCGAGAGCAAGCGCGACGGGGCCGATTTTACGCTGACGCTCTTCTCGACCGGGCCGAAACCCAAGGGCGCCGACGCGACGATCACGGTCGTCACCGACAAGGAGGCTTTCGAGGCGCCGGCGCGCCTCGAATAG
- a CDS encoding murein L,D-transpeptidase: protein MVRKLAIFQLSLGLSLAAGAPAFAGSDYDGQAEWAQRYDADARLTVSRSTTPILSTQTVAATEAAIEQFREIVANGGWPQVPAGHQLRLGVSSPAVSTLRKRLIVSGDIGHETGTSPIFDSYVEAAVRRFQARHGIIETGVVNQQTFAALNVPAETRLRQLETNLVRLRSFSRDLGNRYVTANIPAATVETVENGQVVTHHIAGVGKIDRQSPVMQTKAIQVNFNPFWTVPASVIRKDLIPKMQADPNYLHDNHIRVYNKEGQELQPEQINWRSLDALNYKFRQDIGGDFNSLGVVRIDIANPYGVYMHDTPAKGVFGDDFRFVSSGCIRLQNVRDYVAFLLRETPGWDRDHIDQVIASGERVDVKITPPVPVYWVYVTAWGAPDGVTQFRDDIYQRDGLGVSRAAEMTPPPAAQQAAAPRQVRSEPLLPREDEEN from the coding sequence TTGGTGCGCAAACTAGCGATTTTCCAGCTTTCTCTCGGCCTTTCATTGGCGGCCGGCGCGCCGGCTTTCGCCGGCTCCGACTATGACGGGCAGGCGGAATGGGCGCAGCGCTACGACGCCGACGCGCGTCTGACCGTTTCCCGCTCGACGACGCCGATCCTGTCCACACAGACCGTCGCGGCGACGGAGGCCGCGATCGAACAATTCCGCGAGATCGTCGCCAATGGCGGCTGGCCGCAGGTGCCCGCGGGCCATCAGCTGCGGCTCGGCGTCAGCAGCCCCGCCGTTTCGACGTTGCGCAAACGCCTGATCGTCTCCGGCGACATCGGTCACGAGACCGGCACGAGCCCGATTTTCGATTCCTATGTCGAAGCGGCGGTGCGCCGTTTTCAGGCCCGCCACGGCATCATCGAAACCGGCGTCGTCAACCAGCAGACTTTCGCGGCGCTGAATGTGCCGGCGGAAACGCGCCTGCGCCAGCTCGAGACCAATCTCGTGCGGCTGCGCAGCTTCTCGCGCGATCTGGGCAACCGATATGTCACGGCGAACATACCGGCGGCCACCGTCGAGACCGTGGAGAACGGTCAGGTCGTGACCCATCACATCGCCGGCGTCGGCAAGATCGACCGACAGTCCCCGGTGATGCAGACCAAGGCGATCCAGGTCAACTTCAATCCGTTCTGGACCGTTCCGGCCTCGGTCATCCGCAAGGATCTGATCCCGAAGATGCAGGCGGATCCGAACTACCTGCACGACAACCACATCCGCGTCTACAACAAGGAAGGCCAGGAGCTGCAGCCCGAGCAGATCAACTGGCGTTCGCTCGACGCGCTCAATTACAAGTTCCGCCAGGACATCGGCGGAGACTTCAACTCGCTGGGCGTGGTGCGCATCGACATCGCGAATCCTTACGGCGTCTACATGCACGACACGCCGGCCAAGGGCGTCTTCGGCGACGACTTCCGCTTCGTCTCCTCGGGCTGCATCCGTCTGCAGAACGTGCGCGACTATGTGGCGTTCCTGCTGCGCGAGACCCCCGGCTGGGACCGCGACCATATCGATCAGGTGATCGCCTCGGGCGAGCGCGTCGATGTGAAGATCACCCCGCCGGTGCCGGTCTATTGGGTTTACGTCACCGCCTGGGGCGCGCCGGACGGCGTTACGCAATTCCGCGACGATATCTATCAGCGCGACGGGCTCGGCGTCTCCCGCGCGGCGGAAATGACCCCGCCGCCAGCCGCGCAGCAGGCCGCTGCGCCGAGGCAGGTGCGCAGCGAGCCTCTGCTGCCGCGTGAAGACGAAGAGAACTGA
- a CDS encoding glycosyltransferase family 2 protein translates to MLGLLQFLVDAVAYACALILVAIGLGYLVVIGRFLYDQLRGVRDPEAPARADADLPHVLLQIPVFNEPLVTEQSLRCVAQLDWPKDKLRIQLLDDSTDETSARAAAVAEELRAGGTVIDHVRRADRSGFKAGACAHGLTLTDEPFIAMLDADFRPPPNWLRRTVPLFLTDDRAGFVQSRCEFQNYETNWLTRAQGLVQDGHYMIEQRSRAHAGWLFQFNGTGGIWRRATIEDAGGWSDYSLCEDLDLTVRAELKGWHGLFVSEPPIPGQVPEGIRDFRRQQRRWSNGFVQVAQKTIVPIWRSPWSLSKRVLAISLIAHQIFFPAAAIGLIAFVIGAILHGSLAPYYGILELVVVMTLMVALGMTLPPYLALKRGTVADYAKTVGSVPPLFIYLAFANGAKILQTLRGRKSTFKRTPKLDRETGPAPVDVEAE, encoded by the coding sequence CTGCTCGGACTCCTCCAATTTCTGGTCGACGCGGTCGCGTATGCCTGCGCCCTGATCCTCGTTGCGATCGGTCTCGGCTATCTCGTCGTGATCGGCCGCTTTCTCTATGATCAGCTGCGCGGCGTGCGCGATCCCGAAGCGCCGGCGCGCGCCGACGCCGATCTGCCGCATGTGCTGCTGCAGATCCCCGTGTTCAACGAGCCGCTCGTCACCGAGCAGTCGCTGCGCTGCGTCGCGCAGCTCGACTGGCCGAAGGACAAGCTCCGCATTCAGCTCCTCGACGATTCCACTGACGAGACGAGCGCGCGCGCCGCGGCCGTGGCGGAGGAGTTGCGCGCGGGCGGAACGGTGATCGACCATGTCCGCCGGGCGGATCGCTCCGGCTTCAAGGCCGGCGCCTGCGCCCATGGCCTCACGCTGACGGACGAGCCCTTCATCGCCATGCTGGACGCGGACTTCCGTCCGCCGCCGAACTGGCTCAGGCGCACCGTGCCGCTCTTTCTCACCGACGACCGCGCGGGCTTCGTGCAGTCGCGCTGCGAATTCCAGAATTACGAAACCAACTGGCTCACCCGTGCGCAGGGCTTGGTGCAGGACGGGCATTACATGATCGAGCAGCGCTCGCGCGCTCACGCCGGCTGGCTCTTCCAGTTCAATGGCACGGGCGGGATCTGGCGTCGCGCGACGATCGAGGACGCGGGCGGCTGGTCGGATTATTCGCTATGCGAAGACCTCGATCTCACCGTGCGCGCCGAACTCAAGGGCTGGCACGGCCTCTTCGTTTCGGAGCCGCCGATTCCCGGCCAGGTGCCGGAGGGCATCCGCGACTTCCGCCGCCAGCAGCGGCGCTGGTCCAACGGTTTCGTGCAGGTCGCGCAGAAGACCATCGTTCCGATCTGGCGATCGCCCTGGAGCCTGTCCAAGCGCGTGCTGGCGATTTCGCTCATCGCCCATCAGATCTTTTTCCCGGCCGCCGCGATCGGCCTGATCGCCTTCGTGATCGGCGCGATCCTTCACGGTTCGCTCGCGCCCTACTACGGCATACTAGAGCTCGTCGTCGTGATGACGCTGATGGTCGCCCTCGGCATGACGCTGCCGCCCTATCTCGCGCTCAAGCGCGGCACGGTGGCGGATTACGCCAAAACCGTCGGGTCGGTGCCGCCGCTCTTCATCTATCTCGCCTTCGCCAATGGCGCGAAAATCCTGCAGACGCTGCGCGGCCGCAAATCGACCTTCAAGCGCACGCCCAAGCTCGACCGCGAGACCGGGCCCGCGCCCGTGGATGTCGAGGCGGAGTAA
- a CDS encoding beta-ketoacyl synthase: MADSRADGGRRVVISGMGAVCASGVGARKLWEAARDGVSQVRELKTERPYDGRIKIAAQVPEFDPAEYIEPEVLPFCDPFTQFAVVAADEAMAQAGFGRMDIAGPRTAVILGTGIGGMTTIEDGIYKYYVEHTRPETLSVPKLIPSAMPTTIGARFKALGPTFAIGSACSSASQSVGLGMQMIRSGMVDKAIVGGAEACVINATIRAWEGLRVMTPNLCRPFSKGRNGMSLGEGAAVFVLETAESARARGHEPLCELAGYGTTSDAKDPVRPDLDGASSCISAALADAGLAARDIHYINAHGTATHANDITESEAILRVFGDYGREVPVSSTKPIHGHALGASGGLELAITIHALREQTVPPTINFLEHDPRCPIDAVPNVARPHSIGAAMSNSFAFGGINAVLIVRHAA; this comes from the coding sequence ATGGCGGATTCGCGGGCGGACGGAGGACGCCGCGTCGTCATCTCCGGCATGGGCGCGGTCTGCGCCTCCGGCGTCGGCGCGCGCAAGCTGTGGGAGGCTGCCCGCGACGGCGTCAGCCAGGTTCGCGAGCTGAAGACCGAGCGGCCTTATGACGGGCGGATCAAGATCGCGGCGCAGGTGCCGGAATTCGACCCGGCCGAATATATCGAGCCGGAAGTTCTGCCCTTTTGCGATCCCTTCACGCAATTCGCCGTCGTCGCAGCCGACGAGGCGATGGCGCAGGCGGGCTTCGGCCGCATGGACATTGCGGGGCCGCGCACCGCCGTGATTCTGGGCACCGGCATCGGCGGCATGACGACCATCGAGGACGGCATCTACAAATATTATGTTGAACATACGCGTCCCGAGACGCTGAGCGTGCCCAAGCTGATCCCGAGCGCCATGCCGACAACGATCGGCGCGCGCTTCAAGGCGCTCGGCCCCACCTTCGCCATCGGAAGCGCCTGCTCGTCGGCGAGCCAGTCGGTGGGCCTCGGCATGCAGATGATCCGCTCCGGCATGGTCGACAAGGCGATCGTGGGCGGCGCGGAGGCGTGTGTCATCAACGCCACCATCCGCGCCTGGGAGGGCCTCCGGGTGATGACCCCCAATCTCTGCCGGCCTTTCTCGAAGGGGCGCAACGGCATGTCGCTCGGCGAGGGCGCGGCCGTGTTCGTGCTGGAGACGGCGGAGTCGGCGCGCGCGCGCGGCCATGAGCCGCTCTGCGAACTCGCCGGCTACGGCACGACGAGCGACGCCAAGGATCCCGTGCGGCCGGATCTCGACGGGGCCTCGAGCTGCATCTCCGCCGCGCTGGCGGACGCCGGTCTCGCGGCGCGGGACATTCACTACATCAACGCCCACGGCACGGCGACGCACGCCAACGACATCACGGAGTCGGAAGCGATCCTGCGCGTCTTCGGCGACTACGGGCGAGAGGTTCCCGTTTCCTCGACGAAACCCATCCACGGCCATGCGCTCGGAGCGAGCGGCGGTCTGGAGCTCGCCATCACGATTCATGCGCTGCGCGAGCAGACCGTCCCGCCGACGATCAATTTCCTCGAACACGATCCCCGATGCCCCATCGACGCCGTGCCCAATGTGGCGCGCCCGCACAGCATCGGCGCGGCCATGTCCAATTCTTTCGCCTTCGGCGGCATCAACGCCGTGCTGATCGTCCGCCATGCCGCCTGA
- a CDS encoding glycosyltransferase: MWFAAVYWVVAIALLVISVVATIAQPWLAARRARRRDQPPVSIVLPVKLLEEEFERTQESALAQDYPDFKVTVAAADLALPAVAKMREIFARHPDVPARILRSTAKFAASPKVDNLYAPFMQAENDVIFMKDANVLLEPDALAEHLKQLNDDVGLVCAIPYCARLDNFAAHVEAAIINGPHARMLFLASCLGQGHGVGKIMLFRRSDFLRAGGFGAISHTVGEDNALAKAMRRIGQKPVFSHRPVRQELGAREFGDVYNRQLRWSVIRRNDELISFLAEPICQALPAVAAGAVAAPMVDLSPISGALVTFAVWFALETLLSMAKGWQLSYAAPAVFIIREAMMLAVWVNAWMTDRVVWAKDTVHARAAAQPAPTPHEEG, encoded by the coding sequence ATGTGGTTTGCAGCCGTCTATTGGGTGGTCGCGATCGCGCTTCTGGTCATTTCCGTCGTCGCCACGATCGCGCAGCCCTGGCTCGCGGCGCGGCGCGCGAGGCGGCGCGACCAGCCGCCGGTCTCGATCGTGCTGCCGGTGAAACTGCTGGAGGAGGAGTTCGAGCGCACGCAGGAATCGGCGCTGGCGCAGGACTATCCGGATTTCAAAGTGACGGTCGCGGCCGCCGATCTCGCCTTGCCCGCCGTCGCGAAGATGCGGGAGATCTTCGCCCGCCATCCGGACGTTCCCGCCCGCATCCTTCGCTCGACCGCGAAATTCGCGGCGAGCCCGAAGGTGGACAATCTGTATGCGCCTTTCATGCAGGCCGAAAACGACGTCATCTTCATGAAGGACGCCAATGTCCTGCTGGAGCCGGACGCGCTCGCGGAGCATCTCAAACAGCTCAATGACGATGTGGGCCTCGTCTGCGCCATTCCCTATTGCGCGCGGCTCGACAATTTCGCCGCCCATGTCGAGGCGGCGATCATCAACGGGCCGCATGCGCGCATGCTGTTCCTCGCCTCCTGTCTCGGGCAGGGGCACGGCGTCGGCAAGATCATGCTCTTTCGCCGCTCGGACTTCCTTCGGGCCGGCGGCTTCGGCGCCATTTCGCACACCGTCGGCGAGGACAACGCCCTCGCCAAGGCCATGCGGCGAATCGGTCAGAAACCCGTTTTTTCACATCGGCCGGTGCGGCAGGAGCTTGGCGCGCGCGAATTCGGCGATGTCTACAACCGTCAATTGCGCTGGAGCGTCATACGCCGCAACGACGAGCTGATTTCCTTCCTCGCGGAGCCGATCTGCCAAGCTCTTCCAGCGGTTGCGGCGGGCGCCGTCGCCGCGCCGATGGTCGATTTGAGCCCGATTTCGGGGGCGCTCGTCACATTTGCGGTGTGGTTTGCTTTGGAGACATTGCTTTCCATGGCAAAAGGATGGCAGTTATCTTACGCGGCGCCCGCGGTTTTCATTATACGCGAGGCGATGATGCTTGCGGTCTGGGTGAACGCCTGGATGACCGACCGGGTGGTCTGGGCGAAGGATACGGTCCACGCGCGCGCGGCTGCGCAGCCGGCGCCGACCCCGCACGAAGAAGGATAG
- a CDS encoding SDR family oxidoreductase: MTLRLLITGASSGIGRALALAYARDGASLCLLGRDRTRLEAAAEACRAAGASDVETRVADVRDREAMARLVQAAHAARPIDVLFANAGVATGLSPGQVLETPEAVRAMLAINVAGVFNTVEPAIEAMCDRGRGQIVIVGSMAGVRSLPYSPSYCAAKASVHMWADCLRGRLAPHGVRVSLIVPGFVETPMSARTKSWQPGAISDEKAAQIIKRGLERRKNVIAFPRYMYFAMRFFTLLPSGLVDSVMRRFHVEVPETSEREPS; this comes from the coding sequence ATGACCCTGCGACTTCTCATCACCGGCGCCTCGAGCGGCATCGGCCGCGCGCTGGCGCTCGCATACGCCAGGGATGGCGCGAGCCTCTGCCTCCTCGGGCGCGACAGGACGCGGCTCGAGGCCGCGGCGGAGGCCTGCCGCGCGGCGGGCGCCTCGGATGTCGAGACGCGCGTCGCCGACGTGCGCGACCGTGAAGCCATGGCGAGGCTCGTGCAGGCCGCCCATGCGGCGCGGCCGATTGACGTGCTCTTCGCCAACGCGGGCGTGGCCACCGGGCTCTCGCCCGGGCAGGTTCTGGAGACGCCGGAAGCCGTGCGGGCCATGCTGGCGATCAATGTGGCGGGCGTCTTCAACACGGTCGAGCCCGCGATCGAGGCCATGTGCGACCGCGGGCGGGGGCAGATCGTCATCGTCGGCTCCATGGCGGGCGTGCGCAGCCTTCCCTATTCGCCCTCCTATTGCGCGGCCAAGGCCAGCGTTCACATGTGGGCCGACTGCCTGCGCGGACGGCTGGCGCCGCACGGCGTCCGGGTCAGTCTGATTGTTCCGGGCTTCGTCGAGACGCCCATGTCGGCGCGCACCAAGTCCTGGCAGCCGGGCGCGATCTCGGACGAGAAGGCGGCGCAAATCATCAAGCGCGGACTGGAGCGAAGAAAGAACGTCATCGCCTTTCCGCGATACATGTATTTCGCAATGCGCTTCTTCACCCTTTTGCCGTCGGGTCTGGTCGACAGCGTCATGCGGCGCTTCCATGTCGAGGTGCCCGAAACCAGCGAGCGCGAACCGTCGTGA
- a CDS encoding YqgE/AlgH family protein, with protein MGRKQDLDRPVGGGPRGGERRYLDGQLLVAMPGMADPRFARSVIYLCAHSEDGAMGIVVNQPARVKNFPDLLVQLQVIAPQERISLPRRAEEIQVLSGGPVQTDRGFVLHSPDFFLDNSTLPIDDGVSLTATIDILRAIAAGEGPHHALLALGYAGWDAGQLEDEIQHNGWLHCPADPELLFDRDLDSKYRRALRSIGIDLERLSSSAGHA; from the coding sequence ATGGGCAGGAAGCAAGATTTGGATCGACCGGTGGGCGGCGGCCCGCGCGGCGGAGAACGCCGCTATCTCGACGGGCAACTCCTCGTCGCCATGCCCGGCATGGCGGATCCGCGTTTCGCGCGGTCGGTGATCTATCTCTGCGCCCATTCGGAAGACGGGGCCATGGGCATCGTCGTCAACCAGCCGGCGCGGGTGAAGAACTTCCCCGATCTCCTCGTGCAGCTGCAGGTGATCGCCCCGCAGGAGCGCATCAGCCTGCCGCGCCGCGCCGAAGAGATTCAGGTGCTGTCCGGCGGCCCGGTGCAGACCGACCGCGGCTTCGTGCTGCATTCGCCGGATTTCTTCCTCGACAATTCGACCCTGCCGATCGACGACGGCGTGTCGCTCACCGCGACGATCGACATTCTGCGGGCGATCGCTGCTGGCGAGGGGCCGCACCACGCGCTGCTGGCGCTCGGCTATGCCGGATGGGACGCCGGGCAGCTCGAGGACGAAATCCAGCACAATGGCTGGCTTCATTGCCCGGCCGATCCGGAGCTGCTCTTCGATCGCGACCTCGACAGCAAATACAGGCGCGCGCTGCGCTCCATCGGGATCGATCTGGAGCGGCTTTCGTCGAGCGCGGGGCACGCGTAA
- a CDS encoding acyl carrier protein: protein MTDNPQDIARLKEEIIEVIASEGMVDRTKVTPDATIESLDLKSVDIVMILTALEEKFNVYIPMDGSLQEAKTVESLISAIAEHIQKERENQ, encoded by the coding sequence GTGACAGATAATCCGCAAGACATCGCCAGGCTCAAGGAAGAAATCATCGAAGTGATCGCTTCCGAGGGCATGGTGGACCGCACCAAGGTCACGCCCGACGCGACAATCGAGAGCCTCGACCTGAAATCGGTCGACATCGTCATGATCCTCACGGCGCTGGAGGAAAAATTCAACGTCTACATCCCCATGGACGGGTCGCTGCAGGAGGCGAAGACGGTGGAGAGCCTGATCAGCGCCATCGCCGAGCACATCCAGAAAGAGCGTGAGAACCAGTAA
- a CDS encoding methylmalonyl-CoA mutase family protein, translating into MTAHETAIAGVFPQPTEEQWRKLVDKALKGASFDTLVSKTYGGVALAPLYPRAAAAGPRALRRTPGRWSILGRVDLADADAANRFAIEDLEGGADGLHIVFAGSQGAYGGGLTSDSDETIGRLLANVRLDYGIPVLVEASPRAPGAAAAIIRLVDSQHIDPSITRISLGYDPLGLQALHGFAPAPWPQESKSFAAAAKAAAAAGFTSGAVVADARVIHAAGGEETQELAFALSAAVAYLRALADNGLDLETARALIAFRLAADADEFLGVAKFRAIRRLWARVEEACGLTPKPALIFAETAWRMMSRRDPWNNILRGTLATFSAAIGGADTITVLPFTQALGAPDSFAHRLARDTQLVLQDESHIDVVDDPTSGAGGFETLTQELCERAWAAFQQIEAEGGLPASLEKGTFQGRVAETAGERAKKVARAREKIIGANEFPDIHEKALDVLAPFDASRQNAEAPAGAPKTAALAPRRLSEPFERLRDASDAHAAKTGARPRVFLANLGSVAAFTARANFAKNFFEAGGVEAVFGPETDSSAEIARAFRDSGAKLACLCSSDRIYGDMAEAVAIALKGAGAKLYLAGRPGELEDRLRRSGVGEFIYVGCDMHDVLQRALEEAK; encoded by the coding sequence ATGACTGCGCATGAGACAGCGATCGCCGGAGTTTTTCCACAGCCGACCGAAGAACAATGGCGCAAACTCGTCGACAAGGCGCTGAAAGGCGCGTCCTTCGACACGCTCGTCTCGAAGACCTATGGCGGCGTCGCTCTCGCCCCGCTCTACCCCCGCGCGGCCGCCGCCGGCCCGCGCGCTCTGCGCCGCACCCCCGGCCGCTGGTCGATCCTCGGCCGCGTCGATCTCGCCGACGCTGACGCCGCCAACCGCTTCGCCATCGAGGACCTCGAAGGCGGCGCCGATGGTCTGCATATCGTCTTCGCGGGCTCTCAGGGCGCCTATGGCGGCGGCCTGACGAGCGACAGCGACGAGACGATCGGGCGTCTCCTCGCCAATGTCCGGCTGGATTACGGCATCCCGGTGCTGGTCGAGGCGTCGCCCCGCGCGCCCGGCGCCGCCGCGGCGATCATCCGCCTCGTCGACAGCCAGCACATCGACCCGTCCATCACCCGGATCTCTCTGGGCTACGACCCGCTCGGCCTGCAAGCGCTGCACGGCTTCGCGCCGGCGCCATGGCCGCAAGAGTCCAAGTCCTTCGCCGCCGCCGCCAAAGCCGCGGCCGCTGCCGGGTTCACGAGCGGCGCCGTCGTCGCCGACGCAAGGGTGATCCACGCCGCCGGCGGCGAGGAGACGCAGGAGCTCGCTTTCGCCCTTTCGGCGGCGGTCGCCTATCTGCGCGCGCTGGCCGACAATGGCCTCGATCTCGAAACCGCCCGCGCGCTCATCGCCTTCCGCCTCGCCGCCGACGCCGACGAATTCCTGGGCGTCGCGAAGTTCCGCGCGATCCGCCGCCTCTGGGCGCGCGTCGAGGAGGCCTGCGGCCTCACGCCGAAACCGGCGCTGATCTTCGCGGAGACCGCCTGGCGCATGATGTCGCGTCGCGACCCGTGGAACAACATTTTGCGCGGAACGCTCGCGACCTTCTCGGCGGCCATCGGCGGCGCCGACACGATCACCGTCCTGCCCTTCACGCAGGCGCTCGGCGCGCCGGACAGCTTCGCCCATCGCCTCGCCCGCGACACGCAGCTGGTCCTTCAGGACGAATCCCATATCGACGTTGTCGACGATCCGACGAGCGGCGCCGGCGGTTTTGAGACGCTGACGCAGGAGCTTTGCGAGCGCGCATGGGCCGCGTTCCAGCAGATCGAGGCCGAGGGTGGATTGCCCGCCTCGCTGGAGAAGGGAACCTTCCAGGGCCGCGTGGCGGAGACCGCCGGCGAGCGAGCGAAAAAGGTCGCGCGCGCCCGTGAGAAGATCATCGGAGCCAATGAGTTCCCGGATATCCACGAAAAGGCGCTCGATGTGCTGGCGCCCTTCGACGCCTCACGCCAGAACGCCGAGGCGCCGGCCGGCGCGCCGAAGACGGCGGCGCTCGCGCCCCGCCGCCTCTCCGAGCCTTTCGAGCGGCTGCGCGACGCGTCCGACGCCCATGCCGCAAAAACAGGCGCCCGCCCGCGCGTCTTCCTCGCCAATCTCGGCTCGGTCGCGGCTTTCACCGCGCGCGCCAATTTCGCCAAGAACTTCTTCGAGGCGGGCGGCGTCGAAGCGGTCTTCGGCCCGGAAACCGATTCGAGCGCGGAGATCGCCAGGGCTTTTCGCGATTCTGGCGCGAAACTCGCTTGCCTGTGTTCGTCGGACCGGATTTACGGCGATATGGCGGAGGCGGTCGCTATCGCTCTCAAGGGCGCGGGCGCTAAGCTCTATCTCGCCGGCCGGCCGGGGGAACTGGAAGACCGGCTGCGCCGCTCGGGCGTCGGCGAATTCATCTATGTGGGCTGCGACATGCACGACGTGCTGCAGCGCGCCCTCGAGGAGGCCAAATGA
- a CDS encoding MaoC family dehydratase, with protein sequence MSVAIKVGDKLPETVIGPFDAQALERYAAVSGDDNPLHLDDSLAAKIGLAAPPVHGMKLLAAFEPMLKKWRGDLVLVGLSGKFIQPILRGETVTLSGRVLRASETEVFLRLFAHGAARTPGIIGEATLRPATSGA encoded by the coding sequence ATGAGCGTCGCGATCAAGGTCGGCGACAAGCTGCCGGAGACTGTGATCGGCCCCTTCGACGCGCAGGCGCTCGAGCGTTATGCGGCGGTCTCGGGCGACGACAATCCGCTGCATCTCGACGATTCGCTCGCGGCGAAGATCGGCCTCGCCGCGCCGCCGGTGCATGGAATGAAGCTGCTCGCGGCCTTCGAGCCGATGCTGAAGAAATGGCGCGGCGACCTCGTTCTGGTCGGGCTTTCGGGCAAATTCATCCAGCCGATCCTGCGTGGCGAGACAGTGACGCTCTCCGGCCGCGTCCTGCGCGCATCGGAGACGGAGGTTTTCCTGCGCCTTTTCGCCCATGGCGCGGCGCGCACGCCGGGGATCATCGGCGAGGCGACGCTGCGACCCGCGACTTCCGGAGCATGA